One window of the Acaryochloris sp. CCMEE 5410 genome contains the following:
- a CDS encoding metal-dependent hydrolase, whose protein sequence is MMIVTHTALSIAGTALTMGTADPVVLGAAALAAQLPDMDTSKSLPGRILFPVSRWLEKRFPHRSVTHSLIATGLIAFISMPLMSFRQSIWQAVILGYFFGWFGDVFTKSGVCAFYPSSARLVIPGNPRMRLSTGSGAEVFVFVALLAVAIATININSNGGVLTAFNKVLGVPSGAVEIVGEEGSKYLMIAQIRGRNAITQQRIDASFEVIKPLTQNDLLVRDSQGIVYRAGVSQESQILASQIQVQRSSPISVQLQSINLDSDDVYAAVANLPPERTYITGTLTIEDSEDLQLRTNPQQFNTITLQPAQGYAIAHLVSASPQEVAQQLGSYFASGSLIVRTINVRS, encoded by the coding sequence ATGATGATTGTCACCCATACTGCTTTGAGTATTGCGGGGACTGCTTTAACGATGGGAACGGCAGATCCAGTTGTGCTGGGAGCGGCTGCCCTAGCAGCCCAGCTCCCAGATATGGATACGAGTAAATCTCTTCCAGGCAGAATTCTCTTCCCTGTAAGCCGATGGCTAGAAAAGCGCTTTCCCCATCGGTCAGTTACCCATAGCTTGATTGCCACTGGGCTGATTGCTTTCATTTCTATGCCCCTGATGTCCTTTAGACAGAGCATTTGGCAAGCGGTTATCTTAGGTTATTTTTTTGGCTGGTTTGGGGATGTGTTTACCAAGTCTGGGGTCTGTGCGTTTTATCCCAGCTCTGCTCGGTTGGTAATTCCTGGCAATCCTCGAATGAGGTTGTCCACTGGCAGTGGTGCTGAAGTTTTTGTGTTTGTAGCTCTATTGGCGGTGGCGATCGCAACCATAAACATCAACAGCAACGGTGGCGTCCTCACTGCTTTCAACAAAGTCCTGGGTGTTCCCAGTGGGGCTGTGGAAATTGTCGGTGAAGAGGGCAGCAAGTATCTGATGATTGCCCAAATCCGTGGCCGAAATGCCATTACCCAGCAGCGCATTGATGCCAGCTTTGAGGTGATTAAACCCCTGACTCAGAATGACTTACTGGTCAGGGATTCACAGGGAATCGTCTACCGGGCAGGGGTTAGCCAAGAGTCTCAAATTCTAGCGAGTCAGATTCAGGTGCAGCGGAGTTCACCTATTTCAGTTCAGCTTCAATCCATCAATTTGGATAGTGATGATGTTTACGCTGCTGTTGCCAATTTACCCCCAGAACGCACCTACATTACCGGGACTTTGACCATTGAGGATTCGGAAGATCTTCAACTGCGGACCAACCCTCAGCAATTCAACACAATTACGTTACAGCCTGCTCAGGGATATGCGATCGCACATCTCGTATCAGCCAGTCCACAGGAAGTTGCTCAGCAGCTTGGCTCCTACTTTGCCTCTGGATCACTTATTGTGAGGACCATCAATGTTCGCTCGTGA
- a CDS encoding ATP-binding protein encodes MPIKRHKRRLANGEERVYLYAVSKDGSQRRSLSSIPASSVSLPLYRRAEKNRIVAALQANSSLLVVGEAGIGKSVLGEAVAEELQELGFMVAIEHPLTAKQAYLDIAQQLGVETVTIEGKSLTSNQLSTAISEWLKDNTAFVICDDAHRYTVQFRTWLAQLHDQGQSLLLLATFPPARDIFLRLPRIELKPLPDKPIRQIMRSTAQSLGIDMMPSQLSKLQQRCGGNPMLAQRVVREEYLGLDATNPDHTQWIDGTPFLIAGLMILVITRFIGLGLNSTSLYLIGGILTVAVGVIRLLVYAMPRKSGKLGR; translated from the coding sequence ATGCCGATTAAACGCCACAAACGGCGACTCGCCAACGGTGAAGAGCGGGTCTATCTCTATGCTGTGTCTAAAGATGGCTCCCAGCGGCGATCGCTTTCCAGTATTCCCGCCAGTTCCGTTTCCCTTCCCCTCTATAGAAGGGCAGAAAAAAATCGAATTGTTGCTGCCCTTCAAGCCAACTCCAGCTTGCTAGTCGTCGGTGAGGCGGGCATCGGCAAAAGTGTCCTGGGGGAAGCCGTGGCTGAAGAACTGCAGGAATTGGGTTTTATGGTTGCGATCGAACATCCATTAACAGCGAAACAAGCCTATTTGGATATAGCTCAGCAGTTAGGTGTTGAAACAGTAACCATAGAAGGGAAATCTCTTACCTCGAACCAGTTATCGACTGCGATCTCAGAATGGCTCAAAGACAATACCGCCTTTGTCATCTGTGATGATGCCCATCGGTATACGGTTCAGTTTCGCACCTGGCTGGCTCAGCTCCATGACCAAGGTCAGTCTCTATTGCTGCTAGCAACTTTCCCACCAGCCCGAGATATCTTTTTGCGGCTTCCTCGAATCGAATTGAAGCCATTACCTGATAAACCGATTCGTCAGATTATGCGGTCCACAGCTCAAAGTCTGGGTATCGATATGATGCCGTCTCAACTATCCAAGCTGCAGCAGCGCTGTGGTGGCAATCCAATGCTGGCTCAACGGGTTGTGCGTGAAGAATATCTGGGTCTCGATGCGACCAACCCGGACCACACGCAATGGATTGATGGCACTCCGTTTCTGATTGCTGGCCTGATGATTCTGGTTATTACCCGCTTTATTGGCCTGGGGCTTAACAGCACCAGCCTCTATTTAATCGGTGGCATTCTTACCGTGGCAGTCGGTGTAATTCGTCTTTTGGTCTATGCCATGCCGCGCAAGTCAGGGAAGTTAGGCCGATGA
- a CDS encoding helix-turn-helix transcriptional regulator gives MRKVFNAESFTGRMAILVDEYKNATHLAKVVGVNDRTIRKWMAGTEPARNYLELLAEKLEVNIEWLVLGRGPIRRSDGGIGDGTYVQIPLYDVQAGAGEGMIAGDKEQIEELIAFSRSWIRSELRTSPAHLSLIHVSGDSMEPTLRPGDVVLVDQHQAEGGTDGVYVLRRDGHLQIKRLHWLSGKVLKIISDNPIYQPIEVDLSQLTEEFQIIGRVIWGGKRF, from the coding sequence ATGCGTAAGGTCTTTAATGCAGAGAGTTTTACAGGTCGAATGGCTATCTTGGTGGATGAGTACAAAAATGCAACTCATCTCGCTAAAGTGGTCGGGGTGAATGACCGAACGATCCGAAAATGGATGGCGGGCACGGAACCCGCTCGAAACTATTTGGAGCTACTGGCTGAAAAGCTTGAGGTCAATATTGAATGGCTAGTGTTGGGTCGGGGACCTATTCGGCGGTCGGATGGGGGGATTGGTGATGGCACTTATGTCCAAATCCCTCTCTACGATGTTCAAGCGGGAGCTGGGGAAGGCATGATTGCTGGGGACAAGGAGCAGATCGAGGAACTGATCGCGTTTAGTCGATCCTGGATTCGTAGTGAATTACGTACTAGCCCAGCTCATTTGAGTTTGATTCATGTCAGTGGAGATTCTATGGAGCCAACTCTGCGACCTGGAGATGTGGTGCTGGTGGATCAGCATCAAGCGGAAGGGGGAACGGATGGAGTTTATGTGTTGCGCCGGGATGGACATTTGCAGATTAAACGTCTGCATTGGTTATCGGGAAAGGTTTTGAAGATTATTAGTGATAATCCCATCTATCAGCCAATTGAGGTGGATTTATCTCAGTTGACGGAGGAGTTTCAGATTATTGGCCGAGTGATTTGGGGTGGGAAGCGATTCTAA
- a CDS encoding AAA family ATPase, with amino-acid sequence MFEIQDFINFNASGRAYCPSCCRKKGRRPSQKSLALLDSGAYKCHAGCTPEEIRDSLSTERSVAKNQVNSDPPLVYFANQLQATTDWLLNGNDGKRGQAQQWLKERGITTELIQHYRLGLVTHHSRAGIVIPVSADDQDTRYYRKIRIEPWGNRPTWSQKGVPAMVYFTHKPKAATQTYLCEGEWDAILLGWAMRDDTEIAIATFTCGCNVIPPTEQLQRLPGPVTIFYDLDLPGQKGAEKLAHQLGNRARIAQVPFNQTPIPKGWDISDALNAGCSISQIKAAARQATRPNHKTHDICLNYEQCLEKIDEILQIEDTARQLWELNQLAKRAELSTAQLRKIHQTRLECARPFAPMDVVDFLARAPESREWIIAGKIPKASTIALIADGGTGKSRLSYDLAYAVASGQSWNGFRTTQGKVLIIQTDEPDVDFSDSLRDANYEQFQPGMVQVETEWQFSQLPQLTRWIEQERPTLVIIDSFTAANRASELAEKDTNYGACIYDLRNIANTYGCTFLILHHTNKLGESRGTTAIPDNVSEVWYLRHPKSEDNLPEDQRIWSINKSRSRCSGKFVISYDPDDCVIVYHGAFKCTPQGQGGLEGRLLDHFQHAPGIVFEIAELALQFSCSESHMRRLVKRLWRQGHITEGIREVDANNGRGGKSRKKIFTYPESDDQVTETQSRQGLVSGDRNSPSSDQVTPTTVYQGSLSSDHPIAQTRDLNRACFESLRLNICSVSKC; translated from the coding sequence ATGTTTGAGATTCAAGACTTTATCAACTTCAACGCTAGCGGACGAGCGTACTGTCCTAGCTGCTGTCGTAAAAAGGGGCGTCGTCCATCCCAGAAAAGCTTGGCTCTGTTAGACAGTGGAGCGTACAAATGTCATGCAGGCTGTACTCCTGAAGAAATCCGCGACAGCCTAAGTACAGAAAGGTCTGTCGCTAAGAATCAGGTGAATTCAGATCCCCCGTTAGTCTATTTTGCGAATCAACTACAGGCGACTACCGATTGGTTGCTCAATGGCAATGATGGAAAACGAGGACAGGCACAACAGTGGCTGAAAGAACGAGGGATAACCACTGAGCTAATTCAACACTATCGTTTAGGTTTGGTGACCCATCATAGTCGAGCTGGAATTGTCATTCCTGTTTCTGCAGATGATCAAGATACTCGTTACTACCGAAAGATCAGAATTGAACCTTGGGGCAATCGACCCACCTGGTCTCAGAAGGGGGTGCCTGCGATGGTCTACTTCACCCATAAGCCCAAGGCAGCTACGCAGACCTATCTATGTGAGGGGGAATGGGATGCGATCTTGTTGGGGTGGGCGATGCGAGACGATACGGAGATTGCGATCGCAACCTTCACTTGTGGCTGTAATGTCATTCCTCCCACTGAGCAACTTCAGCGTCTGCCTGGCCCAGTCACGATTTTCTATGACCTAGATCTTCCGGGGCAAAAGGGTGCAGAAAAGCTGGCTCACCAATTGGGAAATAGAGCCAGGATCGCTCAAGTGCCTTTTAATCAGACCCCCATTCCTAAGGGATGGGATATCAGCGATGCTCTGAATGCAGGTTGTAGCATCAGCCAAATCAAGGCCGCTGCACGACAGGCCACTCGGCCCAATCATAAGACTCATGATATCTGCCTCAACTATGAGCAGTGTCTGGAGAAGATTGACGAAATCCTTCAGATTGAAGATACTGCTCGCCAACTGTGGGAGCTAAACCAACTGGCAAAACGGGCCGAACTCTCGACCGCTCAGCTTCGCAAAATCCACCAGACGCGCTTGGAATGTGCTCGTCCTTTTGCCCCAATGGATGTGGTTGATTTCCTCGCCCGGGCTCCAGAAAGTCGAGAGTGGATTATTGCGGGCAAGATTCCCAAGGCCAGCACGATTGCGTTGATTGCAGATGGGGGTACGGGTAAAAGTCGGCTGAGCTATGATTTGGCCTATGCTGTGGCTTCTGGCCAATCTTGGAATGGCTTTCGGACGACTCAGGGTAAAGTTCTGATTATCCAAACTGATGAGCCGGATGTGGATTTCTCTGATTCCCTGCGGGATGCCAACTATGAGCAGTTCCAGCCGGGGATGGTGCAGGTGGAGACGGAATGGCAGTTTTCCCAACTGCCCCAGCTCACCCGCTGGATTGAGCAAGAGCGACCAACGTTAGTGATTATCGATTCCTTTACAGCTGCTAATCGGGCAAGTGAGCTAGCAGAGAAGGATACCAATTATGGGGCTTGTATCTATGACTTACGGAATATTGCGAATACCTATGGCTGCACATTTTTGATTCTCCACCATACGAACAAGCTAGGGGAGAGTCGGGGGACAACTGCGATTCCTGATAATGTCAGCGAAGTTTGGTATCTCCGTCACCCGAAGTCAGAAGACAACTTGCCTGAAGACCAGCGCATCTGGAGTATCAATAAATCTCGTAGTCGCTGTTCTGGCAAGTTTGTGATTAGCTATGACCCAGATGACTGTGTGATTGTTTACCACGGTGCCTTCAAATGCACACCACAAGGGCAAGGTGGTCTTGAAGGGAGATTATTAGACCATTTCCAACACGCTCCAGGGATTGTGTTTGAGATTGCTGAATTGGCCCTTCAGTTTAGCTGTAGTGAATCTCATATGCGCAGACTGGTGAAGCGCCTGTGGCGACAGGGCCATATTACGGAAGGGATCCGAGAGGTTGATGCCAATAATGGTCGCGGTGGCAAATCCCGCAAAAAAATATTCACGTATCCCGAATCAGATGATCAAGTGACTGAAACCCAATCTAGGCAAGGGCTAGTATCAGGTGATCGTAATTCACCCTCTTCGGATCAGGTGACTCCAACAACGGTATATCAAGGATCTTTGTCGTCTGATCACCCCATTGCTCAGACACGCGATTTAAATAGGGCTTGCTTCGAAAGTCTAAGGTTGAATATTTGCAGTGTATCCAAGTGTTGA